The Vidua chalybeata isolate OUT-0048 chromosome 6, bVidCha1 merged haplotype, whole genome shotgun sequence genome has a segment encoding these proteins:
- the SYT12 gene encoding synaptotagmin-12 has product MDTGHVSRSRFSVASSSPRWEIGLYAAGALALLGIAAINLWKLWRSGSYPAPSPFPNYDYRYLEQKYGAACPDIRNKRGLAPGSQRAPGRSSSSRKSSLRAEDTLESIQELGSLELMGRDLGLAHYGPLRKSISADSLNSISSIGNNFGQDFTVGQVEVSMEYDGRAAALHVTLLQGKDLLEKEDARFESCFMRISLLPAEQIVGISRIQRSSYSVAFDERFSVPLDPAALEENSLRFSVFGIDEDERSVSTGVAELKLSDLDLATRPFNAWLYLQDTNKAVDTVGEILLSLSYLPTAERLTVVVVKAKNLVWSNGKVTADPFVKVYLLQDGRKISKKKTAVKRGDTNPVFNEAMIFSVPAIVLQELSLRVTVAESGEDGRGDNTGHVLIGPAASGMGTTHWNQMLATLRKPVSMWHPLRRN; this is encoded by the exons ATGGACACTGGGCACGTAAGCAGATCCCGCTTCAGCG TGGCCTCCAGCTCGCCGCGGTGGGAGATCGGGCTCTACGCCGCCGGCGCCTTGGCGCTGCTGGGAATCGCAGCCATCAACCTGTGGAAGCTCTGGCGCTCCGGGAGCTACCCGGCCCCTTCCCCCTTCCCGAACTATGACTACCGGTACCTGGAGCAGAAGTACGGAGCGGCGTGCCCGGACATCAGGAACAAG CGAGGGCTGGCCCCGGGCTCGCAGCGGGCGCCAGGTCGGAGCTCTTCGTCCCGCAAGAGCAGCCTGAGGGCAGAGGACACCTTGGAGAGcatccaggagctgggcagcctggagctgatGGGCAGAGACCTGGGCCTGGCCCACTACGGCCCCCTGCGGAAATCCATCTCGGCCGACTCCCTGAACTCCATCTCGTCCATCGGGAACAACTTCGGGCAGGATTTCACGGTGGGGCAGGTGGAGGTGTCCATGGAGTACGACGGGAGGGCGGCCGCCCTGCACGTGACGCTGCTGCAGGGCAAGGacctgctggagaaggaggacGCCCGCTTCGAGTCCTGCTTCATGCGGATCAGCCTCCTCCCGGCCGAGCAGATCGTCGGCATCTCCCGG ATCCAGAGGAGCTCCTACTCCGTGGCCTTTGACGAGCGCTTCTCGGTGCCGCTGGATCCGGCGGCGCTGGAGGAGAACAGCCTGCGCTTCTCCGTCTTCGGCATCGACGAGGACGAGCGCAGCGTCAGCACCGGCGTGGCCGAGCTCAAGCTCTCCGACCTGGACCTGGCCACGCGCCCCTTCAACGCCTGGCTCTACCTGCAGGACACCAACAAG GCGGTGGACACGGTGGGGGAgatcctgctctccctgagTTACCTGCCCACAGCTGAGCGGCTCACGGTGGTGGTGGTCAAAGCCAAGAACCTCGTGTGGAGCAATGGGAAGGTGACCGCAG ATCCTTTCGTCAAGGTGTACCTGCTGCAGGACGGGAGGAAGATCAGCAAGAAGAAGACAGCAGTGAAGAGGGGAGACACCAACCCCGTGTTCAACGAGGCCATGATCTTCTCCGTGCCCGCCATCGTGCTCCAG GAGCTGTCTCTGCGCGTGACGGTGGCCGAGAGCGGCGAGGACGGGCGCGGTGACAACACGGGCCACGTGCTCATCGGGCCCGCGGCCAGCGGCATGGGCACCACGCACTGGAACCAGATGCTGGCCACGCTCCGCAAGCCCGTCTCCATGTGGCACCCGCTCCGCAGGAATTAG